A single region of the Candidatus Bathyarchaeota archaeon genome encodes:
- a CDS encoding nicotinate phosphoribosyltransferase produces MGRFHIASEEEIRSGGTTDIYFVRTREILKAKGLENIRVTMEATAGELPNEWSWAVLCGVDEVTHLFEGQPVNLYSMDEGTVFRPRDVYGVRVPVMSLSGKYGDFCHLETPMLGLICQASGVATKAARVRKAAVDKVVISFGIRRIHPALSRMVDRAAYIGGLDGVSSLSGADTIGKKPMGTMPHALIIAFGDQREAWKAYDEVMPEDVPRIALVDTYYDEKTEAIMAAETLKDRLQGVRLDTPTSRKGRFTDIVREVRWELDTRGYRNVKIYVSGGLDERNILELVDAGAEGFGVGTSISNAPTIDFALDIVEREGRPEAKRGKFSGCKQVWRCPKCVVDLVTRIDMENPDCPRCGSSTIPMLKPIIEDGKILRELPTVDEIRKRVIEQLRFFEL; encoded by the coding sequence ATGGGTCGGTTCCATATAGCGTCTGAGGAAGAGATAAGGAGCGGTGGGACGACCGACATATATTTTGTGAGGACTAGAGAGATACTCAAGGCTAAGGGGCTTGAAAATATTAGGGTCACGATGGAGGCGACGGCGGGAGAGTTGCCTAACGAATGGTCTTGGGCAGTCCTCTGCGGGGTCGACGAGGTCACCCACCTCTTTGAGGGGCAGCCTGTAAACCTATACTCCATGGATGAGGGGACCGTGTTCAGGCCTAGAGACGTATATGGTGTGCGTGTTCCAGTAATGTCTTTGAGTGGAAAGTACGGTGACTTCTGCCATCTTGAAACTCCTATGTTAGGTCTGATATGCCAGGCGTCAGGGGTGGCTACGAAAGCGGCTAGGGTGAGGAAGGCTGCGGTAGACAAGGTTGTGATCTCATTCGGCATCAGAAGGATTCATCCCGCTCTCTCGAGAATGGTTGATAGGGCCGCCTACATTGGTGGGTTGGACGGGGTCTCCAGCCTCTCTGGCGCCGACACTATCGGAAAGAAGCCTATGGGGACTATGCCTCACGCCCTCATAATAGCCTTCGGCGACCAGAGAGAAGCTTGGAAGGCCTACGATGAGGTTATGCCTGAGGATGTTCCTAGGATAGCCTTGGTCGACACATATTACGACGAGAAGACCGAGGCTATAATGGCTGCTGAAACATTGAAGGATAGGCTCCAAGGGGTTAGGCTCGACACACCAACCTCCAGAAAAGGCAGGTTTACAGACATAGTTAGGGAGGTCAGATGGGAACTTGATACTAGAGGTTACAGAAATGTTAAGATATATGTTTCAGGCGGGTTGGATGAGAGAAATATTTTGGAGCTTGTCGATGCTGGAGCCGAGGGATTCGGTGTCGGAACATCGATAAGCAACGCTCCAACAATAGACTTCGCCCTAGACATAGTCGAGAGGGAAGGTAGACCTGAGGCTAAGAGGGGGAAATTCAGCGGTTGCAAGCAGGTCTGGAGGTGCCCAAAATGTGTTGTGGACCTAGTTACGAGAATCGATATGGAGAATCCTGACTGTCCAAGGTGTGGCAGTTCAACTATTCCAATGCTGAAACCAATCATTGAGGACGGGAAGATTCTCAGGGAACTCCCTACAGTAGATGAGATAAGGAAACGTGTCATCGAACAGTTGAGGTTCTTTGAACTATAA
- a CDS encoding VWA domain-containing protein produces MRVYITIIMLLTLPLMSLPSGQSQVVGTVVTTKTITPSIALPGQTMTVKINITVTSGAVGVTGPVDSSLVIDRTGSMYGQKFEDAKTAAKAFVDDQRAQDRSQVIAFAEDAIIQKDFTTTDSSGKAALKQAIDQIIPPYGFTNLYAALELSIQEMLAKGMTGHKKAILLMTDGRPTIGVTSSPQFVDLARSAASSGIVIYTIGLGGAGPDPVNATLLQDIANAGGGKYYFAPTSSELRDIYLEISAEVHGPPATNVRVTENLPTSLVTYNNDASIPPNSTSDGTIFWQVPEIPAATSWVVTFTVTAQRRVVVVHSITPTTIIYDRAGQVDIRIDLPPGIATREVAVTSIASDKERASVGDVVKFNATVFNYGTIAETFTVGLFANNTMVKATPVSLTSGGGTVVSFEWNTTDATTGTYNMSIIADPDRTVFGDDPTNNTKSVRLDLSPKYESTILPLVVMILIPIAIIPLVAAALLGKRRGYGARTVPETLKGRYLAVCPTCNRPLTYYTSYQRWYCPYCRKYIK; encoded by the coding sequence ATGAGAGTCTACATAACAATAATAATGTTACTTACTCTACCATTGATGAGTCTTCCAAGCGGTCAATCCCAAGTTGTTGGAACAGTGGTCACAACCAAGACCATAACTCCCTCCATAGCCCTCCCAGGCCAGACGATGACTGTAAAGATAAACATAACAGTTACAAGTGGAGCGGTTGGGGTTACGGGACCCGTCGACTCATCCCTCGTCATCGACCGGACAGGAAGCATGTACGGCCAAAAGTTTGAAGACGCAAAGACAGCTGCGAAAGCATTCGTCGACGACCAGAGGGCCCAGGACAGAAGCCAAGTGATAGCCTTCGCTGAAGACGCCATCATACAGAAAGACTTCACCACAACAGACTCATCTGGAAAAGCAGCCCTCAAACAGGCAATAGACCAGATAATTCCACCATACGGATTCACAAACCTCTACGCCGCATTGGAGCTCAGCATTCAAGAGATGCTGGCCAAAGGTATGACGGGACATAAGAAAGCAATACTGCTCATGACCGACGGTAGACCGACCATAGGAGTAACCTCCTCACCGCAATTCGTAGATTTAGCTCGAAGCGCAGCCTCATCCGGAATCGTAATATACACCATCGGCCTAGGAGGAGCCGGCCCAGACCCTGTGAACGCCACCCTACTCCAAGACATTGCAAACGCAGGTGGTGGAAAATATTATTTCGCACCCACAAGCTCAGAACTCAGAGACATATATCTTGAGATCTCAGCTGAAGTCCATGGACCTCCAGCAACAAATGTTCGTGTAACAGAGAATCTGCCAACCTCCCTCGTGACCTACAATAACGACGCATCAATACCTCCAAACTCAACATCCGACGGAACCATCTTCTGGCAGGTCCCCGAAATACCTGCTGCAACCTCTTGGGTTGTCACATTCACAGTAACAGCCCAGAGAAGGGTTGTGGTTGTGCATAGTATCACACCGACAACGATAATATATGATAGGGCCGGTCAAGTCGATATCAGAATAGACTTACCGCCGGGGATCGCAACCAGAGAAGTTGCAGTAACCTCAATAGCTTCAGATAAAGAAAGAGCATCTGTAGGAGACGTTGTGAAGTTCAATGCTACAGTCTTTAATTATGGAACTATCGCTGAGACCTTTACAGTAGGCTTGTTCGCAAACAATACAATGGTTAAGGCTACGCCTGTGAGCCTGACAAGCGGAGGTGGAACAGTGGTATCGTTCGAATGGAATACTACAGACGCAACTACTGGAACCTACAATATGTCTATAATAGCGGATCCTGATAGGACAGTATTTGGAGACGACCCGACGAATAATACGAAGTCAGTAAGGCTGGACCTCTCACCGAAGTATGAGTCGACCATCCTCCCTCTGGTGGTGATGATACTGATTCCGATAGCGATCATACCCCTCGTCGCGGCGGCTCTTCTTGGAAAACGTAGGGGATACGGAGCCCGAACAGTTCCAGAAACCTTAAAAGGAAGGTACCTAGCGGTATGCCCAACATGCAATAGGCCTCTGACATACTATACAAGCTACCAGAGATGGTACTGTCCATACTGCAGAAAATACATCAAGTAA